GATGGTCGCGAGCACGGCTGCGCCCGCGAGCGGTGTCGCCAGACCCAGGATCAACAACGCGCCGCCGAGCGTCTCGCCTGCAGCAGCCGCGATCGCGAGAATCTCCGAGTAGCGAAAGCCCGAGTTCTCCAGCAGATTCTGGAATCCGTCGAGTCCCGGCCCGTTCCACAGGCCGACCAGTTTCTGCAAGCCGTGACCGAGGAATACCGCTCCTACCGCCACGCGCAGGACGAACAAGCCGAGATCGGTGCTACCGCGACGAGCGGGCACCTCGACGGTCTCGGTGCGAACCTCGGGCTCGGGGGTGACTGCCGCTCCGGACGCTGTGGCTCCTGCGCCCGCCGAGGTGCCGAGGTACTCGGTGGAGTGATCGGAGTATGCGGTCGAGGACGTGCTGTCGGCCGACGCACCGGTCGTGGGCGAATCCGCGTAAGCCGACGGCCGATAGGCCTGGATCTTCTCGGTCGGTTGCGCGTCTGTCGACCTCGTATCGGACGAACGTGCGTCGGACGTCGACGAGTACGGGAAGTCGAGCTCGTCGTCGGTCCGAGGCAATCGATCCGAACGCTGGGCACCGAACGCAGAGGTCGATGCGCCGGAGGTATCGGCTCGGTCCGAGGCGGGTGTGCCGGACGCAGAGCGCGAGGGTGGGATCTGTTCGGTGGGATTGTCGTACGGGCTCTCGGCCGGTTCGTACGACTGGTCCGGCCGGTTTGGGTCGCGCGGTGTATCGGTCACCTCCCCACAGTAGAGCCGATATGCGCCGATTACCCTCATGGCCGCGTGGCGAGTCCGCACCGACGCTGACGTACCGTTCGAAGGATGAAGCCGGTCGGAGCGTCACCTCGAAGTGCCACTGCCGCTGTCGTCGCACTGTCCATGACGGCCGCCATGCTCGCCGGGTGCGCCCGCTTCGACGACTCGAATTCGTCGCCGTTCACCCCTGCACCCGAGGTCGGTGCCGCCGAATTGCAACCGACGACCCCCAGCGAGGCACCGCCGTCGTCGGATCCGAATGCTCCGCCCCCGCCGTCGGGTCCCTGCGTCGATCCCGACCCGTCGGTGATCGCGACGTGTCTGGACACCACCGGCGGCCTCGTGGCACTGCCCGACGGACAGAGCGCGCTGGTAGCCGAGCGCCGAACCGGTCGCATCATGGAGGTCGCGGCAGGTCGCACACCGCTCGAGGTCGCCCGCATCGCGGTCGATGGCACCGGTGACGGAGGACTACTCGACATCGCGCTCTCCCCCACCTACACCGAGGACAGGCTGCTCTACGCCCTCGTCACCACGCCCTCGGACACCAGAGTGGTTCGGCTCGCTCCCGGCGACGTCCCCAAGGACATCTTGACCGGCATTCCTCGCGGCGCGACGGGCAATCGTGGGTCCATCGACTTCTACACCCCGACCGAGCTGCTCGTCCTCACCGGCGACAACGGCGACCCGGCCGCAGCCCAGAATCCGGATTCTCTGTCCGGCAAGCTGTTACGGGTGACGTCGTTGTCCCCGACGTCCAATCCCCCGCGTCCGCAGATCGCACTGAGTGGAATCGGGACGGCAGGCGATGTGTGCACCGACGGTGCCGGGAACATCTATGTCACCGACCGCACCGCGATCGAAGACCGCTTGCAGCGCATCGACAAACTCGGCGCGGTGTTCTCTCCGGTATGGACGTGGCCGGACCGCCCCGGCGTGGCCGGATGTGCAGCAGGCGACGGTGGCGTGGCTGTGGCCCTCACGACAGCGAAAGCTGTTGCAGCGCTGACCACCGATGCAAACACCGGAGCCGTATCGGCCGAACCGACGCTGCTGATCCAGGACCGTTACGGACAGCTGAACGGGGCAACGAGCTCGGCGGACGGTCAGATTCTGGTGGGAACGGTGAACAAGAACGGCGCGGAGCCCGGCCCCACCGACGACCGCGTCGTCAAGGTGCCCTTCCCCGGTGGAGGCGGAGGCGGAGTCGACTGATCGACGAACGACTGCGGCCGAGCGCAATCGCGCTCGGCCGCAGTCTTTTTCGACGATCAGGACTGGCCGCAGGCCTCGAGCACGAGCTCCTTGACGCGGGCCGCGTCGGCTTGACCGCGCGTCGCCTTCATCACCGTACCCACGATGGCACCGGCAGCTTGAACCTTGCCGCTGCGGATCTTCTCCACCACACCAGGATTGGCGGCAAGTGCCTCGTCGACAGCGGCTTGCAACTTCGTGTCGTCTTTCTCCAACACGAGGTTACGGTCGGACATCACCTGAGCCGGCTCGCCCTCGCCTGCCAGCACCCCGTCCACCACCTGACGGGCACCGTTGTTGTTGAGCTTGCCGTCGGAGACCAACGCGGCCACCTCCGCCACCTGCGCCGGAGTGATCGCCAGATCGGCCAGCTCGACTCCGGCCACATTGGCTTGCTGCGACAGGTACGACACCCACCAGGACCGCGCGGCCTGCGGCGACGCACCGGCATCCACCGTTGCCGCGACGAGCTCGAGCGCCCCGGAGTTCACCAGGTCGCGCATTTCCTCGTCGGAGACACCCCAATCCTTCTGGATCCGGCCGCGTCGCAGCCACGGAAGCTCCGGCAGGGTCCCGCGGAGCTCCTCGATCCAGTCCGCGTTCGGAGCGACGGGCGCAAGATCGGGCTCGGGGAAGTAGCGGTAGTCCTCCGCGGTCTCCTTCTTGCGGCCCGGGGTGGTGGTGCCGTCGGATTCCTGGAAGTGCCGAGTCTCCTGCGTCACCTCTCCGCCGGCTTCGAGAACCGCTGCCTGACGGCGCATCTCGTACCGAACGGCAACCTCGACGCTCTTGAGCGAGTTGACGTTCTTCGTCTCGGTGCGGGTGCCGAATTCGGTGGCGGTCTTCTTCATCAGCGACACGTTGGCGTCACAGCGCAGCGACCCCTGATCCATCCGTACATCGGACACGTTCAGCGACTTCAACAGATCTCGGAGTGCGGTGACGTAGGCGCGCGCCACTTCGGGCGCGCGCGCTCCGGTCCCCGTGATCGTCTTCGTCACGATCTCCACCAACGGCACACCGGCACGGTTGTAATCGAGCAGCGAATGCGACGCCCCCTCGATGCGGCCGGTCGCTCCGCCGACGTGCGTCGACTTGCCGGTGTCCTCTTCCATGTGCGCGCGCTCGATCTCGACGCGGAACGTGCTGCCGTCATCGAGCAGAACATCGAGGTAGCCCTCGGTGGCGATGGGCTCGTCGTACTGCGAAATCTGATAGTTCTTCGGCTGATCCGGGTAGAAGTAGTTCTTGCGAGCGAACCGACCCCACGGAGTGATCGAGCAATTGAGCGCCAACCCGATACGGATCGCAGATTCCACGGCAGCGGCGTTGACCACCGGTAGCGCGCCGGGAAGGCTCAGGCACACCGGGCACACCTGCGTGTTCGGCTCGGCACCGAACGCGGTGGGGCAACCGCAGAACATCTTGGTCTCCGTACCCAGCTCCACGTGGACCTCCATGCCCAACACGGGGTCGAACGTGGCGAGCACATCGTCGTAATCGATCAGATCGACGGTTGCAGCAGTCATGGTCCGTAGTTTATGCATTGCATACGACGCGCGAGTAACCACGTGCACTGGTTACCGTGCACGGGTGACGCACACCGAGAAGCAGACACTGTCGATGACCGTGCTGATGACCCCGGACATGGCGAATTTCTCCGGCAACGTCCACGGCGGCACCATTCTCAAATTCCTGGACCAGGTGGCGTAT
The nucleotide sequence above comes from Rhodococcoides fascians A25f. Encoded proteins:
- a CDS encoding DoxX family protein, with the translated sequence MTDTPRDPNRPDQSYEPAESPYDNPTEQIPPSRSASGTPASDRADTSGASTSAFGAQRSDRLPRTDDELDFPYSSTSDARSSDTRSTDAQPTEKIQAYRPSAYADSPTTGASADSTSSTAYSDHSTEYLGTSAGAGATASGAAVTPEPEVRTETVEVPARRGSTDLGLFVLRVAVGAVFLGHGLQKLVGLWNGPGLDGFQNLLENSGFRYSEILAIAAAAGETLGGALLILGLATPLAGAAVLATIINAWCFKQAAEPGLQFSGSSGVEYETVLGFAAAAIILTGPGKIAFDGRRGWATRPRIGSLLALVVGIAAGVCIWIFLNGANPVVR
- a CDS encoding PQQ-dependent sugar dehydrogenase, producing MKPVGASPRSATAAVVALSMTAAMLAGCARFDDSNSSPFTPAPEVGAAELQPTTPSEAPPSSDPNAPPPPSGPCVDPDPSVIATCLDTTGGLVALPDGQSALVAERRTGRIMEVAAGRTPLEVARIAVDGTGDGGLLDIALSPTYTEDRLLYALVTTPSDTRVVRLAPGDVPKDILTGIPRGATGNRGSIDFYTPTELLVLTGDNGDPAAAQNPDSLSGKLLRVTSLSPTSNPPRPQIALSGIGTAGDVCTDGAGNIYVTDRTAIEDRLQRIDKLGAVFSPVWTWPDRPGVAGCAAGDGGVAVALTTAKAVAALTTDANTGAVSAEPTLLIQDRYGQLNGATSSADGQILVGTVNKNGAEPGPTDDRVVKVPFPGGGGGGVD
- the gatB gene encoding Asp-tRNA(Asn)/Glu-tRNA(Gln) amidotransferase subunit GatB, which produces MTAATVDLIDYDDVLATFDPVLGMEVHVELGTETKMFCGCPTAFGAEPNTQVCPVCLSLPGALPVVNAAAVESAIRIGLALNCSITPWGRFARKNYFYPDQPKNYQISQYDEPIATEGYLDVLLDDGSTFRVEIERAHMEEDTGKSTHVGGATGRIEGASHSLLDYNRAGVPLVEIVTKTITGTGARAPEVARAYVTALRDLLKSLNVSDVRMDQGSLRCDANVSLMKKTATEFGTRTETKNVNSLKSVEVAVRYEMRRQAAVLEAGGEVTQETRHFQESDGTTTPGRKKETAEDYRYFPEPDLAPVAPNADWIEELRGTLPELPWLRRGRIQKDWGVSDEEMRDLVNSGALELVAATVDAGASPQAARSWWVSYLSQQANVAGVELADLAITPAQVAEVAALVSDGKLNNNGARQVVDGVLAGEGEPAQVMSDRNLVLEKDDTKLQAAVDEALAANPGVVEKIRSGKVQAAGAIVGTVMKATRGQADAARVKELVLEACGQS